The Gilliamella apicola genome window below encodes:
- a CDS encoding CRISPR-associated helicase/endonuclease Cas3, producing MAESFYQYWGKCRQNADNSSYHLLAYHNLDVAACGYQIVKHNYLNSFELFEKIGFSSNDKEQAALWFAYFLAWHDIGKFANGFQKLFKHNNPQLVAADPSKEYLSRHDSLGWWLWREFLSLKPEIQLDQYNRKIKNLYNIWLLIMAGHHGKPPKLLKDIKGKLAFNQQDKESASDYIQAINQLFIKDNKLQHYLEFFSDETHEKKLNQISWLIAGLTVISDWLGSNEQLFAFNRQVMPLMEYWQNHAIIQAENAIATLPKLSSVAQFKNIKNLFPFIEKPTPLQEYALSCQLFDENPELFIMEDVTGAGKTEASMILASRLMSAQKAQGIYIGLPTMATANAIYQRTANVYEKLYQTGSHPSLVLTHGASYMNPNFTQSILTNDHISQQKYSNGEQSVSAECNEWFVDTRKKALLAEVGVGTLDQVLMAIMPFKHQSLRLLGLQHKLLILDEIHAYDSYMVKLLEVLLNYHASQGGSAIILTATLPGFLREKLLNAFNKGLTNNQQTLSLNQSLPFPLITRLNYHGLTEQPIDTREEVKRQVKIAWIADIETGITRIKQSIEQGKIICWIKNSVADAIELYQQLQLTLNIDTDHILLFHSRFAFCDRLEIEEKALTWAGKSSNSKIRQAKVIIATQVIEQSLDLDFDEMISDIAPIDLLIQRAGRLQRHVRDKYGNIKPDNKENLSKDERDPPVLTVFAPPWQDEPQKDWLDNPAFRNTSYVYPNHAYLWLTQKILLKQEYIKMPQEARLLIDSVYAQDIELPSGLSEVYNKEKGKSFSHSSIANQSVLDINSGYRRGIDSYWDEDVELSTRLSKDNIDLYLAYNEENKIIPYSVNSEYAWEQSRVPISRSKWERIKKSIKQLDDISLEKIRQQLHRPQAIIVLLKKGKDSSFYSKSLGFYAN from the coding sequence ATGGCGGAATCTTTTTATCAATATTGGGGAAAATGTCGACAAAATGCCGATAATTCTTCCTATCATTTGCTTGCTTATCACAATTTAGATGTAGCGGCATGCGGTTATCAGATAGTCAAACACAATTATTTAAATTCTTTTGAATTATTTGAAAAAATAGGCTTTTCTTCAAATGATAAAGAACAAGCTGCACTTTGGTTTGCCTATTTTTTAGCTTGGCATGATATTGGTAAATTTGCTAATGGATTTCAAAAACTATTTAAGCACAATAACCCACAACTTGTTGCCGCTGATCCCTCAAAAGAATATTTATCAAGACATGACTCATTGGGTTGGTGGTTATGGCGTGAATTCTTATCACTCAAGCCAGAAATTCAGCTAGACCAATATAATCGAAAAATTAAGAATTTATATAATATTTGGTTACTAATCATGGCTGGGCATCATGGAAAGCCTCCTAAACTACTAAAAGATATAAAAGGTAAGTTAGCATTTAATCAACAAGATAAAGAAAGTGCATCCGATTATATTCAAGCAATTAATCAGCTTTTTATTAAAGATAATAAATTACAACATTATCTAGAATTTTTTTCCGATGAAACACATGAAAAAAAACTGAACCAAATAAGTTGGTTGATTGCTGGTTTAACTGTTATCAGCGATTGGTTAGGATCAAATGAGCAGTTATTCGCATTTAATAGGCAAGTGATGCCATTAATGGAATATTGGCAAAATCATGCAATCATTCAAGCCGAAAATGCCATAGCAACTCTACCCAAATTATCTTCTGTTGCTCAATTTAAGAATATTAAAAATCTCTTTCCCTTTATTGAAAAACCAACACCACTACAAGAGTACGCATTATCCTGTCAATTATTTGATGAAAACCCTGAATTGTTTATTATGGAAGATGTAACGGGTGCAGGAAAAACCGAAGCATCAATGATTTTAGCAAGTCGATTAATGTCAGCCCAAAAAGCACAAGGAATTTATATTGGTCTACCAACTATGGCAACAGCTAATGCTATTTATCAACGCACCGCAAATGTCTACGAAAAATTATATCAAACAGGTAGTCATCCATCATTAGTGTTGACTCACGGCGCTAGCTATATGAATCCAAATTTTACCCAATCCATTTTAACGAACGATCATATCAGCCAACAAAAATATTCTAATGGTGAACAATCTGTCAGTGCTGAATGTAACGAATGGTTTGTTGATACTCGTAAAAAAGCCTTATTAGCAGAAGTTGGCGTAGGTACACTGGATCAGGTTTTAATGGCTATTATGCCTTTTAAACATCAATCATTGCGCTTATTAGGTCTGCAACATAAATTACTTATATTAGATGAGATTCATGCTTATGACAGCTACATGGTAAAGCTGCTAGAAGTATTACTTAATTATCACGCCTCACAAGGCGGTAGCGCCATTATTCTAACTGCCACATTACCTGGCTTTTTACGTGAGAAGTTACTTAATGCATTCAATAAAGGTTTAACAAATAACCAACAAACCTTATCTTTAAATCAGTCATTACCGTTTCCGCTTATAACGAGACTTAATTATCATGGTCTGACTGAACAACCAATAGATACCAGGGAAGAAGTAAAACGTCAGGTTAAAATAGCATGGATTGCCGACATTGAAACCGGTATAACTAGAATTAAACAATCAATAGAACAAGGTAAAATTATCTGTTGGATTAAAAATAGTGTAGCTGATGCTATTGAGTTATATCAGCAACTACAACTTACCTTGAATATCGACACTGATCATATTTTACTTTTTCATAGTCGATTTGCTTTTTGTGATCGACTGGAAATTGAAGAAAAAGCCTTAACATGGGCAGGAAAATCCTCAAATAGTAAAATTCGTCAAGCAAAAGTGATCATTGCAACCCAAGTCATAGAACAATCTTTAGATCTTGATTTTGACGAAATGATAAGTGACATAGCCCCTATCGATCTATTGATACAACGTGCCGGGCGTTTACAACGGCATGTAAGAGATAAATACGGCAATATCAAACCTGATAATAAAGAAAATCTATCAAAAGATGAGCGAGATCCGCCCGTTCTTACTGTGTTTGCGCCACCTTGGCAAGATGAACCGCAAAAAGATTGGCTGGATAATCCTGCTTTTCGCAATACCAGTTATGTATACCCTAATCACGCTTATTTATGGCTCACTCAAAAAATCCTACTTAAGCAAGAATATATCAAAATGCCTCAAGAGGCACGTTTATTGATTGATTCTGTTTATGCTCAAGATATTGAGCTTCCGTCAGGGTTATCAGAAGTTTACAATAAAGAAAAAGGAAAGTCTTTTAGTCACTCTTCTATTGCCAATCAGAGTGTATTAGATATTAACAGTGGTTATAGACGAGGCATTGATAGCTATTGGGATGAAGATGTTGAATTATCCACCCGATTGTCTAAAGATAATATCGATCTATATTTAGCTTATAATGAAGAAAACAAAATAATCCCTTACAGTGTTAATAGTGAATATGCATGGGAACAAAGCCGAGTGCCAATCAGCCGATCAAAATGGGAAAGAATAAAAAAAAGCATTAAACAACTTGACGACATAAGTTTAGAAAAAATTAGACAGCAACTGCATAGACCACAAGCCATCATTGTTTTACTTAAAAAAGGGAAAGACTCATCTTTTTACTCAAAATCATTAGGTTTTTATGCTAACTGA
- the yejF gene encoding microcin C ABC transporter ATP-binding protein YejF, with protein MSSTLLSVEDLSIAFKRDTQSQLRVVSNVSFNIDEQETLALVGESGSGKSVTALSILRLLRKEQVSYPMGDILFAGQSLLHAPDKELRKIRGNQISMIFQEPMVSLNPLHTVEKQLYEVLSLHRGMRPNAARSEILQYLDRVGIKEPKNKLSAFPHQLSGGERQRVMIAMAILTHPKLLIADEPTTALDVSVQAQIIQLLKELKNELNMSMLFISHNLGIVKKLADKVAVMQQGKIVEYNSKQRIFLRPEHEYTQTLLNSEPSGDPVVLPQTPGILLSVNHLNVDVITKKRLFSHEQKRIVDNVGLTIHQGETVGIVGESGSGKSTTALAILRLIKSEGEILFDSHPIQNLKGKKLLPFRSRIQVVFQDPFSSLNPRFNVEQIISEGLVTHKKLSKNEREKAVIEIMQEVGLDPDLRFRYPTEFSGGQRQRIAIARALILQPELLILDEPTSSLDHTIQKQIIELLKSLQEKHRLSYLFISHDLALVYSICHQVIVMKDAQIVEQGSREKIFYSCEHEYTKALLSFLDKPPRRGNKTLIHADKAEKIEKNDHKNDNSQNQKQEKKVDWENALLMRKK; from the coding sequence ATGAGTTCTACTTTATTATCTGTTGAAGATTTAAGTATTGCTTTCAAACGTGATACACAATCACAATTGCGTGTTGTAAGCAATGTTAGTTTTAACATTGATGAACAAGAAACACTTGCTTTAGTTGGTGAGTCAGGTTCAGGCAAAAGTGTGACTGCATTGTCTATTTTACGTTTATTACGTAAAGAGCAGGTGAGTTACCCAATGGGTGATATTTTATTTGCAGGGCAATCTTTGCTTCATGCACCCGATAAAGAGCTTCGTAAAATTCGTGGAAATCAAATTAGTATGATTTTCCAAGAACCGATGGTGTCGCTCAATCCATTACATACCGTTGAAAAACAGCTTTATGAAGTACTTTCATTGCATCGCGGTATGCGGCCTAATGCTGCCCGTAGCGAAATTTTGCAATATCTCGATCGTGTTGGAATTAAAGAACCAAAAAATAAATTATCTGCTTTTCCTCATCAGCTATCGGGTGGAGAGCGACAGCGAGTTATGATTGCTATGGCAATTCTAACCCATCCTAAATTATTAATTGCTGATGAACCTACTACCGCATTAGATGTATCCGTACAGGCTCAGATTATTCAATTACTTAAAGAGCTTAAAAATGAATTGAATATGAGTATGTTATTTATTTCGCATAACCTTGGTATTGTCAAAAAGTTAGCTGATAAAGTGGCCGTTATGCAACAAGGTAAAATTGTTGAATATAACAGTAAACAACGTATCTTTTTGCGTCCTGAACATGAATATACTCAAACCTTGCTAAATTCCGAACCAAGTGGCGATCCGGTTGTTTTACCTCAAACGCCAGGAATACTGCTTAGCGTTAACCATCTTAATGTAGATGTAATAACTAAAAAAAGGCTATTTAGTCACGAACAAAAAAGAATTGTTGATAATGTGGGTTTGACGATACACCAAGGTGAAACAGTGGGTATTGTCGGTGAGTCAGGTTCAGGAAAAAGTACAACAGCTTTGGCTATTTTACGATTGATTAAATCTGAAGGTGAAATCTTATTTGATAGCCACCCAATACAGAATTTAAAGGGTAAAAAACTGTTACCATTTAGGAGCCGCATCCAAGTTGTGTTCCAAGATCCGTTTTCGTCACTCAATCCTCGTTTTAATGTTGAGCAAATTATCAGCGAAGGTTTAGTTACTCATAAAAAACTGAGTAAAAATGAACGTGAAAAAGCGGTAATTGAAATTATGCAAGAAGTTGGTCTCGATCCTGATTTACGTTTTCGCTATCCAACCGAATTTTCCGGTGGACAACGTCAACGTATAGCTATTGCTCGAGCATTAATTTTACAACCAGAATTACTGATTTTAGATGAACCAACTTCATCTTTAGATCATACTATTCAAAAGCAAATCATTGAGTTACTCAAATCGTTACAGGAAAAACATCGGCTCAGTTATCTCTTTATTAGTCATGATTTAGCGTTAGTTTATTCAATATGTCATCAAGTCATAGTTATGAAAGATGCACAAATTGTCGAGCAAGGATCACGAGAAAAGATCTTTTATTCTTGCGAACATGAATATACCAAAGCGTTACTGTCATTTTTAGATAAACCGCCTCGTAGAGGAAACAAAACCCTAATTCATGCCGATAAAGCTGAAAAAATAGAAAAGAATGATCATAAAAATGATAATTCACAAAATCAAAAACAAGAAAAAAAGGTCGATTGGGAAAACGCGTTATTAATGCGCAAAAAGTAG
- a CDS encoding microcin C ABC transporter permease YejB, with the protein MLNYLIRRLLLIIPTLFVILTINFFIVQVAPGGPVDQALALIENGPEAGQAILPGGDNSAVKLQQPKNESTYRGSRGLDPQIVTMIEKQYGFDKPIIERYFETLKKYVMFDFGNSFFKSESVIGLIIKSLPVSISLGLWSTLIVYLISIPLGIRKAVKDGSAFDFWSSTLIIIGYAIPAFLLAVLLIVLFAGGSYWDIFPLRGLVSNHFEQLDFWGKVKDYAWHICLPTIAMVISGFASLTMLTKNSFLDEIRKQYVITARAKGLSERQILYKHVFRNATLLIVSGFPAAFVGILFTGSLLIEIIFSLNGLGLLGYEAIIQRDYPVIFGSLYIFTLIGLIAKLLSDLSYMIIDPRIDFEARN; encoded by the coding sequence ATGCTTAATTATCTTATTCGACGATTATTACTCATTATTCCTACACTGTTTGTTATTTTAACGATTAACTTTTTTATTGTACAAGTAGCGCCAGGAGGCCCAGTTGATCAAGCATTAGCACTGATTGAAAATGGCCCAGAAGCAGGGCAAGCTATTTTGCCGGGAGGTGATAATAGCGCTGTAAAATTGCAACAACCTAAAAATGAGTCAACTTATCGTGGATCGCGCGGGCTTGATCCACAAATTGTGACCATGATCGAAAAACAGTACGGTTTTGATAAACCAATAATAGAACGTTATTTTGAAACATTAAAAAAATATGTCATGTTTGATTTTGGCAATAGCTTTTTTAAAAGTGAATCTGTAATAGGTTTAATTATTAAAAGTTTACCTGTTTCGATTTCACTCGGCCTTTGGAGTACTCTCATTGTCTATCTTATTTCGATTCCTTTAGGGATACGAAAGGCGGTTAAAGATGGATCGGCTTTTGATTTTTGGTCAAGTACGTTAATCATTATTGGCTATGCAATACCCGCTTTTTTATTGGCGGTGTTACTCATTGTACTGTTTGCGGGTGGAAGTTATTGGGATATTTTCCCATTACGAGGATTAGTTTCCAACCATTTTGAACAGCTCGATTTTTGGGGTAAGGTAAAAGATTATGCTTGGCATATCTGTTTACCGACTATTGCAATGGTGATCAGTGGTTTTGCATCGTTAACCATGCTAACCAAAAATTCATTTTTAGATGAAATCCGTAAACAATATGTCATAACCGCTAGAGCCAAAGGTCTAAGCGAGCGACAAATTCTTTATAAACATGTGTTTCGTAATGCAACTTTACTTATTGTATCGGGCTTTCCAGCTGCATTTGTCGGTATCTTATTTACCGGTTCGTTACTGATAGAAATTATTTTTTCACTCAATGGGCTTGGGCTATTGGGGTATGAAGCGATCATTCAACGAGACTACCCAGTTATTTTTGGCTCGTTGTATATTTTTACGTTAATCGGACTAATTGCTAAGCTATTATCCGATTTATCTTATATGATAATTGACCCACGCATTGACTTTGAGGCTCGCAATTGA
- the frdD gene encoding fumarate reductase subunit FrdD, with protein MKNQEIKTTHSKGSLAKGLFALGGTWAAIFLPAIMIIIAFIIPFGNATTRSYILKVANTETGKLFLFLMISLPIWCALQKIITILHHHKIYPKREKILTVALALAWTIHAVYILFVRS; from the coding sequence ATGAAAAATCAAGAAATTAAAACTACACATTCAAAGGGTAGTCTTGCAAAAGGATTATTTGCTTTAGGTGGAACATGGGCTGCGATCTTTTTGCCAGCCATTATGATAATAATTGCGTTCATTATTCCTTTTGGTAATGCAACAACTCGTTCTTATATACTTAAAGTAGCAAATACAGAAACAGGTAAATTATTTTTATTTTTAATGATTTCGTTACCTATTTGGTGCGCATTACAGAAGATTATCACGATTTTACATCATCATAAAATCTATCCAAAGCGGGAAAAAATACTAACCGTTGCGTTAGCCCTTGCATGGACTATCCATGCAGTTTATATTTTATTTGTCCGAAGTTAA
- a CDS encoding extracellular solute-binding protein, with translation MTVNAQETQAEQSPTATEANADAVLPSQPLTNDQANFVGPVQVTEKIYRKTTFSLLGEPKYPEDFDHLDYVNPKAPKGGTIKLAEIGTFDNFNRYASRGAPEKNSGSLYDTLFTNLADDITSFYPLIATSVTYSDNYRWAEVAINSDARFQDGKPITAHDVEFTFQKFMTEGVPQYRVYNQGITVKALDDYHVRIDLPETDREKLLSFIGNMPVIPQHFWQNHNFSEPIATPPVGSGPYYISDYKMGHFVVYRRNPNYWASNLPVNKGMNNFDEKRIEYYMDSSISLEAFKAGEYDLRGEGQPKNWFTQYQGQYFDSNNIIKQEKPIQTAIDTKWLAFNLQKDLFNDVKVREAITLAFDFQWLNHAFYYDSYKRPYSFFENTIYAAIGTPSEQELKWLNQYKDIIPERAFENAFYIPKSDGLGFNRDNLLKATDLLQQAGWIIKEGKLVNAKTNQPFEFELVTYLGDDIKYAIPFQQNLARLGITMKIVSLDYAQFTRRLRERDYDMMPRTYGAENYPSSDLMILWGSEYLNSSWNASGLHNPAIDGIIAEITKNLDNEAQLIPLGRALDRILTQEYPMIPMWYNSNTYYAYWNKFGQPDVQPAYAIGVDSWWYDADKAASLTKNRKH, from the coding sequence ATGACGGTTAATGCTCAAGAAACTCAGGCAGAACAATCGCCAACAGCAACAGAGGCTAACGCTGATGCTGTTTTACCTAGCCAACCATTAACAAATGATCAGGCTAATTTTGTTGGACCTGTTCAAGTTACTGAAAAAATCTATCGTAAAACTACTTTTTCTTTATTAGGTGAGCCTAAATATCCTGAAGATTTTGATCATCTTGATTATGTAAATCCAAAAGCACCAAAAGGTGGAACGATCAAGCTCGCTGAAATAGGCACTTTTGATAATTTTAATCGTTATGCTAGTCGAGGTGCGCCCGAAAAAAACTCAGGATCATTATACGACACCCTTTTTACAAACTTAGCGGATGATATTACCAGTTTTTATCCATTAATTGCGACATCCGTTACCTATTCTGACAATTATCGTTGGGCGGAAGTTGCTATTAATTCCGATGCCCGTTTTCAAGATGGCAAACCAATTACGGCACATGATGTTGAATTTACCTTTCAAAAATTTATGACTGAAGGTGTTCCACAATATCGTGTATATAATCAGGGTATTACTGTTAAAGCGCTAGATGATTACCATGTGCGCATTGATTTACCTGAAACAGATCGAGAAAAGTTATTATCCTTTATTGGTAATATGCCCGTTATACCGCAACATTTTTGGCAAAACCACAATTTTTCTGAACCAATTGCTACGCCACCTGTGGGCAGTGGCCCTTACTATATCAGTGATTATAAAATGGGACATTTTGTGGTTTATCGACGCAATCCTAACTATTGGGCAAGTAATTTACCCGTTAATAAAGGGATGAATAATTTCGATGAAAAACGCATTGAATACTATATGGATAGTAGTATTTCATTAGAAGCTTTTAAAGCTGGTGAATATGATCTTCGTGGTGAGGGACAGCCTAAAAATTGGTTTACTCAATATCAAGGCCAATATTTTGATTCGAATAATATTATCAAACAGGAAAAACCGATTCAAACGGCTATAGATACCAAATGGTTAGCATTTAATTTGCAAAAAGATTTGTTTAATGATGTTAAAGTTCGTGAAGCAATTACTTTAGCTTTTGATTTTCAATGGTTAAATCACGCTTTTTATTATGATAGCTACAAAAGACCTTACAGTTTTTTTGAAAATACTATTTATGCGGCGATAGGTACGCCAAGTGAACAAGAGTTAAAATGGCTTAATCAATATAAAGATATTATTCCTGAACGGGCGTTTGAGAATGCCTTTTACATTCCTAAAAGTGATGGTCTTGGGTTTAATCGTGATAATTTATTAAAAGCGACTGACTTACTTCAACAAGCTGGATGGATTATTAAAGAAGGTAAATTAGTCAATGCTAAAACCAATCAACCTTTTGAATTTGAACTTGTTACATATCTTGGGGATGATATTAAATATGCGATACCTTTTCAGCAAAACTTAGCTCGTTTAGGTATCACAATGAAAATCGTGTCACTTGATTATGCTCAGTTCACACGTCGTTTGCGTGAGCGTGATTATGATATGATGCCACGTACTTATGGTGCTGAAAATTATCCCTCATCAGACTTAATGATCCTTTGGGGAAGTGAATATCTTAATTCATCATGGAATGCATCAGGATTACATAATCCAGCAATTGATGGAATTATCGCTGAAATTACTAAAAATTTAGATAATGAAGCTCAGCTCATTCCTCTTGGGCGCGCTCTTGATCGCATCTTAACTCAAGAATATCCTATGATTCCAATGTGGTATAACAGCAATACTTACTATGCATATTGGAACAAATTTGGGCAGCCAGATGTTCAACCCGCTTACGCTATTGGTGTAGATAGTTGGTGGTATGATGCAGATAAAGCAGCTAGCCTGACTAAAAATCGGAAACATTAA
- a CDS encoding ABC transporter permease has translation MTSNYSINQQRWQRFKHNRRGYYSLWLFMIFFVISLFSDFIANDKPIFIKYQDNYYSPIFHFYPESEFGGQFDTQTNFLDPAVQHKIEADGWILWPLFRYSYNTLIYDTPSTFPTSPSLSHWLGTTDAGFDVLANILYGFRISMFFAILLTLFTTIISVIIGAVQGYYGGKIDLIGQRFIEIWCGLPELFVIILLASILPLDFWWLLGITVLFGWMALSAIVRTEFLRTRNFDYIRAAKAMGVGDSKIMFRHILPNAMVATLTFLPFILCGSITTLTSLDFLGFGLPIDSPSLGRLLLQGKNNLQAPWLGISSFLIIATLLSLLIFIGEAIRDAFDPNKGVYR, from the coding sequence ATGACTAGTAATTACTCTATTAATCAGCAACGTTGGCAACGATTTAAGCACAATCGGCGTGGATACTATTCGCTTTGGTTATTTATGATTTTTTTTGTAATTAGCCTATTTTCTGATTTTATTGCTAACGATAAACCGATTTTTATTAAATATCAGGATAATTATTATTCACCGATTTTTCATTTTTATCCTGAAAGTGAATTCGGTGGACAATTTGATACTCAAACAAATTTTTTAGATCCGGCTGTGCAACATAAAATAGAAGCAGATGGTTGGATTTTATGGCCTCTATTTCGTTATAGCTATAATACGTTAATTTATGATACGCCAAGCACGTTTCCAACTTCACCATCACTTTCCCATTGGTTAGGTACGACCGATGCTGGTTTTGATGTATTGGCAAATATATTATATGGTTTTCGTATTTCTATGTTCTTTGCCATTTTATTGACACTTTTTACCACGATCATTTCAGTTATTATCGGCGCAGTTCAAGGTTATTATGGTGGCAAAATTGATTTGATTGGACAACGTTTTATCGAAATTTGGTGTGGATTACCTGAGCTATTTGTGATTATTTTACTGGCGAGTATTTTACCGCTTGATTTTTGGTGGTTACTCGGGATAACGGTATTATTTGGTTGGATGGCTTTATCAGCTATTGTACGTACTGAATTTTTGCGTACCCGTAATTTTGATTATATCCGTGCTGCCAAAGCAATGGGTGTCGGCGACAGCAAAATTATGTTTCGTCATATTTTACCGAATGCAATGGTTGCAACATTAACATTTTTACCTTTTATTTTATGTGGTTCAATTACAACATTAACTTCTCTGGATTTTCTAGGTTTTGGTTTACCGATTGATTCGCCATCTCTTGGTCGTTTGTTACTACAAGGTAAAAATAATTTGCAAGCACCTTGGCTTGGTATTAGTTCATTTTTAATTATTGCAACTTTGCTATCATTGCTTATTTTTATTGGTGAAGCAATCAGAGATGCTTTCGATCCAAACAAGGGAGTGTATCGATGA
- a CDS encoding ClbS/DfsB family four-helix bundle protein, whose protein sequence is MAYASKQQLLDEINKTAKLFINEFTDLSESEKDLLIDGVDRTPAQMIAYQLGWLKLVKSWDDDELAGKTPELPAPGYKWNRLGSLYQTFYDTYQDLPLSELIQSFNQQITIWNNWIESLNDNTLFIKDVRNWTKPYPESWTVARFIHINSVAPFKSFRSKIRKWKKLNNPV, encoded by the coding sequence ATGGCTTATGCAAGTAAACAACAGTTATTGGATGAAATAAATAAAACCGCTAAGCTGTTTATTAATGAATTCACTGATTTATCAGAATCTGAAAAAGATCTTTTAATTGACGGTGTTGATCGTACACCCGCCCAAATGATTGCTTATCAGTTAGGATGGTTAAAATTAGTTAAATCTTGGGATGATGACGAACTAGCAGGAAAAACGCCCGAGCTACCTGCACCTGGGTATAAATGGAATCGTTTAGGCAGTTTATATCAAACATTCTATGATACGTATCAAGATCTACCTCTATCAGAATTAATCCAATCATTTAACCAACAAATTACGATTTGGAACAATTGGATTGAGTCTTTAAATGATAACACATTATTTATTAAAGATGTTCGTAATTGGACTAAACCTTATCCTGAATCTTGGACAGTCGCTCGTTTTATTCACATCAATTCTGTTGCGCCATTTAAATCCTTTAGGTCGAAAATCAGAAAGTGGAAAAAACTCAACAATCCAGTTTAA